The genome window ctcgcaaaatttttttctgaccAAGGACTAGGTAAAGAAAAATAGGAAtattttgacttaaaatttgtTAGTATCAAATATAttgtaaattcaatttctcatGTAATCAAATAACTACATCGATAATATTTTGGGGTAAATTTTAATATCAGCACCAAAGATCCCAAGAAGCACACCTATTTATGTTTCAGATCTGTGCAAATTGGAAGGGTTCAAACATGCGCCAgcgatttaaaattatttaaatgatcaatttttaataaatcttCCAGCTTTCCAAGCGgtggctggaaattttcagaaattgtataAACACTATGTATACGATATTCCTATTGGAGCCCTACCATTGAgcaaacctttaaaaaaaaataaatttttcacttacTTTCACTTTCTACTTTCActttcacttttaaaattggTCACAGGTTAGTAGTCGAATTATGGATCAAAGTTGTACTTTCTAGAGTACGAATAAGACaaaatattgttcaaaaacGTTCCTAAAGctgtcattttattttattgacaCTGTCAATGGAAAGTTCATACcgtaattttggaaattttaaagaggTTTCCACCAATTTCACGTTTCTTCTAGAAAGtctaatattgattttttaagtttcaatacattttcgaTGAATTTAAAGACAATTCCAATTGGTGCTAATGCAAATCAAAAGttgtgtttgaaaattattttgtcaaCTGTGACTTGGTATTTCtaatgaaattttgcaaaaatgagcTTGACAATTCAATATAATAAtgaaattcatttaatttaaaagattttattagaaaaatgttcagaaactGATAAAAACTTATAACATACCTTTATGTGTACAAAAATACATTTGCAACTGTCAGAAACGTTagcaattttgtttaaaaattggtgaagttgaacaaaaaacaaaaataaattcagataCCTTCAATCGGCTCTGCTTTTATAGGTACTTCTCAGAAATTCTGGAATCTTAAATTCTACTATAGCTGATATCAGAATACTTAAATACACAGAATACTCAagccacatttttcaaattctgacgATATTTTTTTGCTGCAAAAACCCCAAAATCACGAATTGCAAgaggatgaaaaaaaaaacactgaaattgaGCAAtgtttaacaaaaatgtatgtttGATTTTGATAAGTGTCTTGGGGATGgaacatttgaaatataaaGTAGACAAATATCTGCGAGGGGTACACTTGATTTGATATATacttgtagaaaaaaaaaacaacaaatccCATCGCAACATAAGTGCACTTTTTGTGGAAATActatgttgaaaaatcgaaaaatttttaatttttccgtaGGGGTTCAAACAAGCAgcattatagatttttttcaaaaaaaatctaattatttgtggaaaatttgcccgatttacagaaaatattttctagtgATTTGTTGTAATTTTCGGGCATGTTAGACTATGTAAATTTAGGTCAAACCTCCACTGAcgatattttaatatttaatttgaaaaataaactgaaaattttaaaatacacaGATATTATaggtttaattttaatttttttaatgttcgacaatcaaaaacttggcaatttgccaaattggaaagttgccatttttcaactttttggcaAATCCGGCAGATCAACCATTTACAGATTTTCAGTACTTCTGGTGACCAAGCctgtttcagaatatttttctacaaagcTATACATACCTATTGTTGGGAAAAGAAAAAGGCGTCTTTGTTTTGTGCTCAGATCTCAACTCATCCcaagagttgaaaaatgaaaatcaaaccCTGAAACTGTTGATGAACAATTATTTTGccatttggaaatttttaaaaacaattaaaaatcagaaatggCCGTTATACCTGACAAATTTCTTATGTGTCCTgaatacaatttgaaaactggaacTTTCAGAAACGTAACTAActacaaattgaaaacaacaatTGAATCTTTTATTAGtatcaaaatatcaattaagAATCAGACGACGaatgacaaaaaatcgaatagtgctcacaatttcaaatttcccctCGAAATATAAAAGAaggataataataataaaaatataaataaaagaGTTTGTTTGGTTGTTTTTTGTGTCTAACATTGGTGAGTTTTTGGTGTGTATTGAGATCAGAAAATGTCTACTCAAAATATGGAGCCACGTCCGGACGGAACATCCAGTTATGCTGGGGTTGAGTCGATTTACGGAATCGAATGAATGGCTGGATGTTGGCTTCTTCTGAActtaatttcttgaaaaatctaagCTGAGCAATATGTAAACTCACGAGTCTGACTTTTCCGGTATCGAGGTTGGTAGTCACTTGATGGGTAGGCCTGGGTGATGGCGAAGAGCACGAGGAGAGCCAAGATGAGGAATCgcattttgatttgaaactgaagaaaaacACAGGTTCAGTTTTATACCAGGTCTGTGTGGGCGTGTGGAAAAAGGTGAGAAAAAGTCGAGAGTAATAAtaagaaacttggaaaataaCTGGTACTATCTAAGGAATGTCTATATGTCACAAGGTGTTGGGGAAGGGGGTTGGGGGGATTGCTTCCGGTTATCAAatggaattgaaatattttttatcaagaaCAAAAAGAGAtcttttagcttttttttctagtGGCGAACACACCCAGATACAATGTAGGTGTTCTTTGAGTTGTTTTTGCAATTGCTGTAATATGATCTTGGGATTTTGCTGGattattgttttcagaaaaataccaTTATGTAAGATGAATTAGAGctaaattcttaaaaatgtaGAGAGTTGTGAAATATATAATAGAATTCaagttaaaaactaaaaactatgGGAATTCGAACCAACTTTGCCACGTTTtgtgaaattctgaattctgAACATGTTTGTCTATAACAAAACAAATCGTCATTTTCTACAGGAGTTTTACCAAATTTGGGTTGTCATAATGTTGAAAATAGAGACTCCACAATGTTAAAAGGTGATAtatctttgttttttaatgaGGAATCAAGGCCTTAAAAATAGTAATatgcttgaaattttatctACAGTTTTGTCAGaagttttggaagttttgtgCAAATCCAAATATGATCTTGACCAGCTTTAAAAGAAGATAAGTGTGAATTTCTATGTCTAAAGAAACTTTCAGGAAAGTTTAATATTGGCACAAAAATGTCTGCCTACAAGGTGGCCTTGGCCTACAGTGGTGCCTACTGCCAAAATACGTATGAATAGTTCTTTGCAGTTCTTCAACTTTATACTGACGCAAAAATTGTCGGGCGCTGTAAAACTCGACGCTACGTTTTTCTTCTAGCAGCCCTGTAGAGTAAATTTCCACCTCATAGGCTGTAGGCAGGAGGTAGGCAGGTATGAGTCAGGCACTTCGACCTATCAAAGTGACTTTATTACAAGAACTTTCACTAACTCAACACACCACTACGAAAACTCACTCTATCAAATCAGATCAAAATTCGCAGTgcgaatagaaaaaattaatggttagaaaaatattttttagcaaTATCCGGATAAACCACAAATTGTGAGCGTAAAAATCGAACACCTCACTATTTATATTATTGCGAAGAACCAGAAAAACACACAATTTTCCCATCTCTTGAATGTGAATCTAGATTAGAACTGATTAGAAATGACACTCCCTCCCCTTGATCAAAAATGagtgagaaaattgaatgatgTGCTAACAATAGAGAGTCACCACGAATAATAAAACAGTCTGAGCCTCttctttggaaatttctggaaatttaatcaaaagtATAGTGTATTTTGTGAATTGGAGGTGCAGGTTTATGTATTCTTATATATTCTTCTTTGTGACTATGATGACATGATTGATGGGAAATTTATGAGCCGATGACTTTACTGACTTTACGATGCGTCACTTTTCTTAGAGACGGTGGATATGAATGAACAGTCTAATAGGATGGATTTGCAGATCTGAGGAtttgaaagatttgaaaacaaaaattttctggaagagAAGATGGAAAAGGAATCACTTAAAATCTGCAAACCTCGTGGCTTCTTATACTTTCCTGAAGCCTGGGCGGAGCCTTACCAACTACTTGAATAATGGTCTCACACGCCCTCCTCTTCACTTTCCCAGATTACCATACCAGGAGAAGAAGCACACCCACGGACTTAGTCATCACAAGGAATATGAGTGGACTCATCTTCTTCTACTTCTGCAGAAAGTCCTTCCGAGACTGTGATTTCGAATTCTCGAGAGAGGGAGCTCTGGTTTACGTCACAAGGTTTTGGGTTAGGTGCAAAGGTTGGAAGGAGCTGCTGGTGTAAAAATAAGGGGGAACTGCCAGATGATAGGCTATAAATAAAGTTCTGCAGACTCTGAACTTCAGGCTGGATTTTGCAGGCTAGCTTTAGCGATctcgaattgaaaaaatgcatcTTCACATTTGACCTCCCGAGAAGCGCGCATGCACTGGTTCTTGGCTTTTCTCATGAGAGGCTTACCATAGAGAATTGTGAAGCTGGAAatcaaaattgccggaaatgtaaTTTTGATCATTCTTGTGAATTCAGGCGCCTAGACacgaattttattgaaaaattaataatttgtaatttaaaCTTAATGagatatgtatttttcaagttataaaaattgttcaaaccGCGcggttttgcaaaaaaaaatgccggaaatgtaaattttagaatttttgtaaaatgatatatattttgtttaaaaaactgtcgaaaaaaaagttttaaaacttcaaataattcTATAATTTAGTGAcgactgaaatttgaaatttctctaaaatttaccaaaaagcTTTGGCGTTATGCTTTAAAACCAATAATTTCACAATTCATTCCACCCCAAAGTTGGGCATAATTCAAGCTGATGCTGTCCAATATTTGTGCCTCTTGTATAAAAAACGTGAATGGTCTACCTGAAAATAACTGGATTTCTTTTATGTGATGTTTTTCCTGTCTGATGTCACTTTATTCTTACGAATTTTGGCTTTATTTGCATGAAATAACAAGATTTTGGTGCAAaatgaaatgaagaaaaagaaatgaaaacataACAGGTGGTCACGAAAAAGGTTTCTTGGAATGTCGTAAAGAAATTAGTCAGCTCGTTTTTTTTATCTATTGGTCTGAAAGCTGTTTGATATGTTATCTAGAAAAGGGTGACTCAGGcgtattcattttcaaaatgctcctCTTTCTCAGAAGTTACGGGACATTTTGTTTTATCCaaacttttgccaaaaaaggCATTTAACTTTGCTTGAAGTTTGTCacaatcatttttaattttctgtacaaaaccttcaaaattcTGAACCAATTCCTCTAATGATTCTACTTCTTAGAGATTATCCTTTTATGTCAGGATCAAAGTagttttaacaaatttaatgtagaaattgaattttctacaaaaacaaGGAAATGATTATTTTGTATGACAAAATGATTAAGACAACActatggaaaattggaattttaaacaaatattcaaaacaatgATGTGATCAGGATGATGACATGATAGGATTCTAGGAGATAGTGGAACACATGTTCGGAATATGATCTTTGTATAAATCGACTGGTGCTCTCAATGGAAGTGTTGCAGAACAAGTCTGAAGCAGTTTCCAGAATAGAGCAAACATCTTCAGGATGAGGCGTATCTGCCTCGCACCATAACTTTTCGGACCTGCcgcagaattcaaaaaaaaatattattaactcataaaataaattctttaTTAAATGGCACCCGTTCTTAAGTTTTGATAATAAACACACTATGATCATATCGAATTTAAAGTGAATTCCATATAAGACACGTCATTTTTCACAGTCTAGAAAATTGAACTAGTGACTAGAATATCCGAAAAGTTGATATGAGAATGAGCAAGACGATCGAGAAATAGGATTTTGCATGGTGCATGACGTCATTGATGCAATCCACGTGTTTATTCTGGAACAAATATGAGTTATTAAATATTGATTGAATGGGAAAATGTAACCTGTAAGTCGATCTTCCAATCATTCAGAGCATCAGGTCTCCGGCGAGCGTGAGAGTGAACCACATCGCatttttcgactgaaaaataataaagattttaaacttctgaaagaaaaattattgcatgattttaataatttattcgaaaatgcAACTCCACTTCTCAAAACCctgttttttgtaattttattaatGAGTCGAAATATCGTGAGCACATTTtactttgttttgaaaacatggtgcatcaattttaaaaacgccagttagaaatttttggataatcTCCATCAAAATAATTACAACAGCTTATCTCCAAGTTTTCCCCTGTAACTCACGTTTCCTGGGCTCCGATTCAAAAATGCGCTTAGGCCTATACTGACTACACGCACGATCCGCTATAATAAGTGAGAGGGTTGTATGTGGCACGGGATACAGCTTGGCATATCTGGAACAGATACAAAGTTTTTAGCATATTTATAGTTTCCTGATACCTTGAACACGTTGACATTCCGGTCAACTGAAGTTGTTTTGTGATGTTGAGGGTCATTCGATAGTGGAAGAACTTCATAAAACATCTCTCGAAgggtttgattttttgaaatgtgcaTGTGTTTCCGGTCATTGATGGTTGCGCGTCAACCAATGTTAAAGCCGATTCTAACAAATTTCTCCAGAACGAAGTTTTAGCGAGCTTGAAAATTGAGGTAACAAAGTAACGAAGTATGCTGGATGAGCCAGGAGCCGCGCTGCTCCACGGAGCAACTCGCTTGGCTTTGCATTCCGATTGAACCTCTGTCCAGGaattgctaaaaataaaattttaagtttaggAATTCCCAAGTTTAAGAGCCTTACGTTGAAACAAGATTGACTTTCACAAGAGACTCAAAGAGCTGAGGatcaaattttgcaagatGAGCTGGAGCTCGATGAGCCGATGAGGCGATGACGTGGCCGTTTCGAGTAATAATTGAACACTCTTGCTGAAAActgcatgtttcaaaaaatttcagccatgGAAAATGGTGTCCTACCTTTCTACAAATCTTCCAATCCGGATTCTGTCGCGTGAAATTATCAAAGTACTGATCGAAAAAGTTCTCCTTCCATTGAGTTCCTACTACTGCCAACCTATTATTATCATAATCCGCAATAGTTCGATAAATCAAAAGGCTCTCCGATCGCATTGAAAACTGCACAAAATCATTGTTATCCGTCAACTTGATCTCCTCGTCGAACTTTTTGTTAACTGCTTTCATATCGTGGCTTgagctgaaattcaaaatagtaAAGAGgaaggtaatttttttgtttctcaccAAGTTGGGTAGAATGCTGTGAGCTTTGATCTAGTATGCACGAAACTGTTGACATAATGCGGAACCGATGCATTTTCTGGATACTGGGCGAGCAAGCAGGTTGTGTGCTcgatgtctgaaaaatatacgGGATCACAAAAACTATCGTAGATGTTctaaaatgtagttttttacCAGACTTGGGCCATGACTGCGTCCAAGATCCGAGCCCCTTCGTAAAAGCCCTGGGCAATCTCATATCATCTTGTGCACATATTTCCTTCTCCGATATATCCGACCAAACCCGAAATCTGTCGTGAGCAGCGTACTCGTCGAGCTTCCACTGGCAAACATCTCTTCTTGGATAGAAAAAAGTGACCAGCTTGTTATCGGTGAGCCCGAGCTCTTGCACACTGTCATCATAGTAGACAGTTTTGAGTTGGATGTTATTGACGATCACAAGAGTGAATGGAGAGTCTTTGATGTGAGAACAGTGATACTCTTTGGAGTTCTGTAAAAACGCGGAGTAGTTGAGATTTAgtttgatacttttttttaaaaacttacatccTTGATAGCTTCCTCGTAGCACGTTTTTGTTGTGATTCTTCTTCTCAAATCCCGAATGGCAGTAGAGTCACCTTCCAGAtcgtactgaaaaaaatcaaaattatttccagtTTGCATTCCTGCTACTAGAGCAATAGGAAAACTAGATAGGTCCTTAAAATGCGTACCATATCTAGCGTAGGGATGCTATCAATGAGCCCAACTAATCGATAGACTCTCTCATCACTAAATCCATAATGAACTCGAAGCCCTGATCCAGCTTTTTGCTTCACTTGTTGAGCATCGTAGCAAGCACTCCGACGGACACAATGAACTtcggttttctgaaaacgaaaaaaatgtgcagtgttctgaaaaaattccaaagacTTACTGGAATCTGAAGTTGTGGGTGATAAATCAACATTCCATTATTATCAACAATGTAGCCATACATTTGCTCACTTGAAGTTGGGAGATGCTTTGTGAATTCTTTGATGGATATGTCGATAGCTGAAATACGAAACTAGACATTTAGCCGGTCCAGGCGTCGTATGGGtccaagaaaaaaacttaccaacaACTCCAGCCAACTTCTGATCTCTCCATATTCTCTGCTCACTTGTCAGAATCGGAAGTGACAATGTCACAATTGGCCCAGTTCCCTGAGTCTCCATGTACAATTGTGTCCAACTTGGCTCTCGTTTCTCAGCATTCGTTCCCTTCAACTCGTCACCTCTAACCTGGCTCAAAACGTTTTGAATCGTGCGAGACTGCGGCTTAACGTCCATGATTGAATCGATTTcttaaaattcgtatttttaaagtttgcctagtacattttttttagaaaataccTGAATATCCTCCATGAGACTTGCAGGCCATGTACTGCTGAAGCGGAAGAAGACTTGTACCGTAGCCCattgaaaatccaaatatcCGAATAAGTTCACTATTTCTAGTTTGGAATTCTTCGTCGAGAATTTGATGCGGCCACTCGTCAACACCATCAGTGAATATGATAAGAAGTTTGTGACCTTCAGAGCGATAGTCAGCAAACAGGGATTGATTAGAGTCgaggttctgaaaataagtttaattTGGAAGGAAAAACTTATGTTTGGAGGTAATTGTCaggtttaaaacatttttatcgagttatattttgtcaaaaatatcTTAACAAATCCAGAAAGTTTATTTCATGATAGAAAATCTCAATACTcgttaaaaattcattattttaggtaaaaaattgtcattcGCAAATCTATAAAACTGCTTATTTCAGTATGGAAATCctatttgaatcaaaaattttatgaaaagatAGAAAAATGTCCGATTAAATGAAacaattagaatttttgttggaaaattgaaaaaaaaaatctgagaaaccGGATGAAAAATAGCACatcccgaaaaaatttttcatcaatcaaacttttttacattcctattttaatttttggctcaaattttcaaccgTACCCCTCTCAAAACATCCAGCGAAAACTTCAGAGGTGTTGCAAAATGAGCCTGATCTTTTTCTTCCAGCATTCCCAATTCCTCAAAAAACACTTTCTTGTTGCTAGTTGTCGCTGGCATGAAAGTTCGATTTGCACAGCTGATAATCGGATTAAAATGATTGTTGAAATAGACACCGAAAAAGTAATCATTCGGGCTAAGAGTCGAGAGGATGTACATCATTGTGATCTTGATTAGATGCATAGTGGGTCCTTTTACACTTccggaactgaaatttgagataaaaaagctttcagagttttttgaaaaatggatgaCTTGATTGCATATGATTAGTTAAATATGTTTagttaaatttctaaatttgaaaaaattaaaaatcaataaatatatgtacatatttttaaataactcaCTAATCCAATAAGAATACAATATCCTTCGGTACAGACTCGGCATTCACAAACCACGGGCGAAATCTTGGATCGAAAAGATCAATTGTGATGGGAGTTGGTTCGACTTTCCAGTGCCGTCCTGAAAGAAGCTTGTATGGttattttaaccaaaaaaggGATAATTATTGATCTTAAGAATAGACATAGTGGTTTTAATAGTTTTGTATCAGGTTGCTTTTTGAGAAATCCGAGGTTATAGTTTTTGTGATCCAGAATTCGTCAGTTGTATTTTTATTGCTACTCgaaatttcactgttttctAACTCACTTGGATACATTCTAGTCAATCCAGAATATGTCCCAATATACTGATGCCCCATTTCAGGAGCCTTCTCCTTATTATCCGACATGGTCTTCTCCAAATGTTTCGTTCCAGTCCAATCGAAATCTCGCATGACCCTTGGATCACACTGATACGACTCGACGGTTATGTGAATTCCGGACTTTGAGTTGTGTTCCACCATGTTCGACACAAAATGCATATCCGACTCATTCATCTTCTTCATATACGCTTCACATCGTTTGTCGGCCTGCGGCACCGCGTACGCCTGATCATCATACTCGTCGAAAACCGCTGCCGATGCTTCTGCACTTGATGCcagtttctggaaattgagaGATGCAAATTATGTATGAAATTGGACTGGATATGAGATATAGTTATAGAAAAAATGCACGGAGAAGAGGAGATGAGGCAAAGCCATAAAACGTTATGACCGCAATTATTTCTTATATTTCAATAATTGACCTAGATATATTTGCATGACgacgtaggcaggcaggcatgcaCGCCTGAAAAcctaacaaaaatgtttttcttcataatttttcaattataaaaaacttttataagtGCCGCAGTCTTGAACCAAAATACTAAATAGATTGTAGGTAGGCAAGTAGTCAGGCATGCGCGTAGGCAAGTAGAAATAAAGCAAGCTTCCTATCAATTTTTACAactaattgttttatttttgagatctTTAGAAAGGTTGAAAAGTAGCTTGGAAATTGTTGTATTTTGCGCCTATATTCTTCTGagaattttaggatttttttccctgatttttaaaagtattttacGAAACTGCTCATTTTCTAGAGCTTCATCTAACCTCACGAAAGATGAATTTAGAGTAATTATggttcaaaacaaaaaggaacaaaaaagatgaattcaatattccaaaaaaaaagacaaatgaCCGATCTACACGTCACGTTCCATGCATAGTTGAAGCGTAAATAACACGCTCTTTTCTGGACTCACCTTGAGAGCATCGACTCTGTTGGTGACAAGTCGATCGAGGTGTTCCGTGGCGACACGCAACTTTTCCGCAGCATcctcttttttcgatttgataTCTGGCTTGAGCTTCTCGAACTCCTAAAGTGCACTGGGTGAGGGGGGAATTGCTAATTGGCTTATTAGTTTTGTGGTTCGAGTTGGGTCCCATGGGACATTAGGGGACGGGGGTGGAAagctcaaaaagttgaatttgtgTACTTTTGAAAACTGCAGAGTTTGgggtttttgaaatgaagaaatcaatcaaaatttgaatagaaaatgttttttttcccaaatttcaaaaaaatactcacCTCTTGAACAAGTGAAAACCTTGACTGAGTCTCAAAATCCCTCAGGATATTTGCTGAAAACTGTGCAATCGATGCAGGCGCCTCTTCGATAGTGTCAACTGGTAACTGGGACAGTGAGAGCCTGAATAGAATAGTCAGGAGTAGAAGCATTTGCGCGAGAGAGGTCAGGTGTTAGGGCTCGCCTAGCTCTGAAAGCGTCGATTGGAGCATTCGAgcagaaataaataaaatgccTTCGTCGCCGCCGCTTCGATAGAGAATCCACGATGATTCTTTGCCGTATTCTCTCCCCTGAGCAGCCTCCAATAGAAAAAGAATagaatagagagagagagttaAATTCGGTTTGGCGTTGGGGCTCCGACTAGAGATATATGTAGGGAGGGATGCGCGCCCGAGAACGATATGGGGCGGAATTGAGAGGGAGAGTCGAAAACAAAACCGACCGGAGCCAAAAGCCTATGTAGTAGTAGAAGATGCACACATGGAGCACAAGAAAGAAGAAACGGGGCGTGTTTTTGGAGGGCAacgaagaataagaagaagaagcgcTAGACGAATTGGCCCGGCCGCGTTGTCGCACCCTCCCGGAAGGAGCCGACCCCAAGACACTTACCAGAAGAGCACAACGTGCACGTATCCCATGGGGCCATCTACCAACGTCTGATTTTATGAGGTCGAGTGTCGAATATTTTGTGTTCTGGAATTGACTGGTCATTGTTGAAGTATTTCGGGGAATATGCAGATGCGGAAGTGGATAAGGATGAGAGAATAACTGACGGATACATagttaattaaatatttggtTCATCTTAAATATGTAGACTGCCCTGTTATTTTCAATCTACGATAATAAGTTACTACTGAATTTTGGACGGAATTGGAATTTAactaattatttaaaacaaacttGAATAAGATACAGTATTGTTCTAGAATGATTTAGACTGCAAATGTTTtggttatcaaaaaatattaaaaataaaaaattgccacTCATAGAAATCTTCCTCAAAATAGTTCCAAATTCGGTATGGTTTGTACCTCCTAAAATACGgtcttcataaaatttcaaatttatttttgagtgcatcaaattttttttagatatagaattgcattttaaaaatggtaagcttttttttgtttagccTGATATGTTCCCGACAAAAACTAGAGGACCAAAAGTTAGGATATTACAGTAGAACAAAAAGGGTACAATACTTACAATAAACGCTTTTTGAACTCTTGAAAAACTACCAAACGGTAACTATTTTCAGGTCAAACTAAAAAGATAATTAATAGGGAAACAATTTGTAGAATATGTGATTGATTTAAACCGAGAAATCAGTGGAGTATTTAGTACACTTTGAAGAGCTATAGCTTAGTGTATTTTAAAGATATCTATAATCAAATAACTGCAAACCagtagaaaaagaaattacacataatttgtcagttgacaatttttgtataGGACAAACGacaactgagatataagctgtcaaagttgaacagTGTGATGCAGTATGAATAGAGgaagtacaatttttttttgaattccaatcAAAACACAATatacaaactttgaaaatagaaGGCTACAATGTTGTTGCTCAACtccaagtttttcaatttatgtttTCGATCCAAATATGAC of Caenorhabditis elegans chromosome II contains these proteins:
- the nlp-51 gene encoding Neuropeptide-Like Protein (Product from WormBase gene class nlp;~Confirmed by transcript evidence), translated to MRFLILALLVLFAITQAYPSSDYQPRYRKSQTQEANIQPFIRFRKSTQPQHNWMFRPDVAPYFE
- the tag-180 gene encoding VWFA domain-containing protein (Confirmed by transcript evidence), which produces MLLLLTILFRLSLSQLPVDTIEEAPASIAQFSANILRDFETQSRFSLVQEEFEKLKPDIKSKKEDAAEKLRVATEHLDRLVTNRVDALKKLASSAEASAAVFDEYDDQAYAVPQADKRCEAYMKKMNESDMHFVSNMVEHNSKSGIHITVESYQCDPRVMRDFDWTGTKHLEKTMSDNKEKAPEMGHQYIGTYSGLTRMYPRRHWKVEPTPITIDLFDPRFRPWFVNAESVPKDIVFLLDYSGSVKGPTMHLIKITMMYILSTLSPNDYFFGVYFNNHFNPIISCANRTFMPATTSNKKVFFEELGMLEEKDQAHFATPLKFSLDVLRGNLDSNQSLFADYRSEGHKLLIIFTDGVDEWPHQILDEEFQTRNSELIRIFGFSMGYGTSLLPLQQYMACKSHGGYSEIDSIMDVKPQSRTIQNVLSQVRGDELKGTNAEKREPSWTQLYMETQGTGPIVTLSLPILTSEQRIWRDQKLAGVVAIDISIKEFTKHLPTSSEQMYGYIVDNNGMLIYHPQLQIPKTEVHCVRRSACYDAQQVKQKAGSGLRVHYGFSDERVYRLVGLIDSIPTLDMYDLEGDSTAIRDLRRRITTKTCYEEAIKDNSKEYHCSHIKDSPFTLVIVNNIQLKTVYYDDSVQELGLTDNKLVTFFYPRRDVCQWKLDEYAAHDRFRVWSDISEKEICAQDDMRLPRAFTKGLGSWTQSWPKSDIEHTTCLLAQYPENASVPHYVNSFVHTRSKLTAFYPTCSSHDMKAVNKKFDEEIKLTDNNDFVQFSMRSESLLIYRTIADYDNNRLAVVGTQWKENFFDQYFDNFTRQNPDWKICRKQECSIITRNGHVIASSAHRAPAHLAKFDPQLFESLVKVNLVSTNSWTEVQSECKAKRVAPWSSAAPGSSSILRYFVTSIFKLAKTSFWRNLLESALTLVDAQPSMTGNTCTFQKIKPFERCFMKFFHYRMTLNITKQLQLTGMSTCSRYAKLYPVPHTTLSLIIADRACSQYRPKRIFESEPRKLEKCDVVHSHARRRPDALNDWKIDLQNKHVDCINDVMHHAKSYFSIVLLILISTFRIF
- the tag-180 gene encoding VWFA domain-containing protein (Confirmed by transcript evidence) — its product is MGYVHVVLFWLSLSQLPVDTIEEAPASIAQFSANILRDFETQSRFSLVQEEFEKLKPDIKSKKEDAAEKLRVATEHLDRLVTNRVDALKKLASSAEASAAVFDEYDDQAYAVPQADKRCEAYMKKMNESDMHFVSNMVEHNSKSGIHITVESYQCDPRVMRDFDWTGTKHLEKTMSDNKEKAPEMGHQYIGTYSGLTRMYPRRHWKVEPTPITIDLFDPRFRPWFVNAESVPKDIVFLLDYSGSVKGPTMHLIKITMMYILSTLSPNDYFFGVYFNNHFNPIISCANRTFMPATTSNKKVFFEELGMLEEKDQAHFATPLKFSLDVLRGNLDSNQSLFADYRSEGHKLLIIFTDGVDEWPHQILDEEFQTRNSELIRIFGFSMGYGTSLLPLQQYMACKSHGGYSEIDSIMDVKPQSRTIQNVLSQVRGDELKGTNAEKREPSWTQLYMETQGTGPIVTLSLPILTSEQRIWRDQKLAGVVAIDISIKEFTKHLPTSSEQMYGYIVDNNGMLIYHPQLQIPKTEVHCVRRSACYDAQQVKQKAGSGLRVHYGFSDERVYRLVGLIDSIPTLDMYDLEGDSTAIRDLRRRITTKTCYEEAIKDNSKEYHCSHIKDSPFTLVIVNNIQLKTVYYDDSVQELGLTDNKLVTFFYPRRDVCQWKLDEYAAHDRFRVWSDISEKEICAQDDMRLPRAFTKGLGSWTQSWPKSDIEHTTCLLAQYPENASVPHYVNSFVHTRSKLTAFYPTCSSHDMKAVNKKFDEEIKLTDNNDFVQFSMRSESLLIYRTIADYDNNRLAVVGTQWKENFFDQYFDNFTRQNPDWKICRKQECSIITRNGHVIASSAHRAPAHLAKFDPQLFESLVKVNLVSTNSWTEVQSECKAKRVAPWSSAAPGSSSILRYFVTSIFKLAKTSFWRNLLESALTLVDAQPSMTGNTCTFQKIKPFERCFMKFFHYRMTLNITKQLQLTGMSTCSRYAKLYPVPHTTLSLIIADRACSQYRPKRIFESEPRKLEKCDVVHSHARRRPDALNDWKIDLQNKHVDCINDVMHHAKSYFSIVLLILISTFRIF